TGGCTCCGTAAAAAATGATAAGGGACTCCTGCAATGCCAACTTTCTCGATCATTACTCCACTGCATAATAAGGTTGACTATATTAGCGACACCATTCAGTCAGTACTATCCCAAACCTATTCTGACTGGGAAATGCTTATTGTAGAAAATGGCTCAACCGATGGTAGCTTCTTAAAAGCTCAAGAATTTCAAAATTCCCGCCTTCACTTTTTGGAATCACCCAAACAGGGGCCAGGAGCCGCTCGTAATTATGCACTCAACTTAGCTCAAGGAGACTGGATTCAGTTTCTAGATGCCGATGATTTGCTAGAACCCAATCATCTAGAGCAACAATTAATAGCCGCAAAAAAAAACCCAGAGGCTGAGATTATTGCTTGCTCTTGGCAGGAATTTACAGATGATAATCCTACCCAGAAAACACTCAGACAACCAACGGGTTTAGGACAACCGATTCAGGTACTACGGGATTTTGCGATCGCATTTACTCCTTGGGCACCTCATGCAGCTATAATCAAACGTTCTATCTTGTCACCTGATTGCTATTGGCCTGAGCCATTAGATCAATATTTAGCAGAAGATATTGCTTTTTGGTTTAAATTAGTTAATCAATGTAAAGTTGCCTATGGACACAGTCAAGGCGTCTTGTATCGGATGCAAACTCCCCAATGCCGTAATCAAGTATCTAATCCTGAAAAGTTGTTAATAGGAATGCACGCCGTCCTTGAATGGAATCGGCAGTACCTGGAAAATAACAACAGCTCCTATACGCCAACCCAATGTGAAAACTTGATGACGGCTTACTCACAAATTTATCTTTTAGCACGAAAACAAAAATCAATCAGCGTAGAGCAGCAAGCTCTATCTCTAGCATCTCAATGCTTAAAAGAGTACTTTGAAGTAGCTCAAAACCCCAGATTACCAATGCTAATTCGTCGCCTATTAGGACTTAAACTTTTTTTTATTTTAACCAAAAACCAACTAAAACATTTTTATCAACTTTTTTATATACACTAAAAAAACTCAGCATATATCACCCCTTGTTCTCTCCTCTCCTCTCCTCTCCTATTTTCTCATCTCTCTGTGCCTCTGTGGTTCGTTAAAAATATACCTTACATACACAGCCTAGACAGAGAAAATATCACCTTTTGATAAACAAACTATCTTGTTGGAGAGGAATACCATCGCTTGGACTTTTCAATTCTTCCAAGCTACCTGAGTAGATAAAACCCTGTTTAGATAAAAATTCATAGATATCTGCAAATAAAACTTGGCCTTCATATAACTCTCGAAACGAAGTTTCAACAATAACAACCTTGACAAGAGATAAAATATTCTCAGCCCCCTTAAGAACTTTATTTTCATAACCTTGTACATCTATTTTTAATAAAATATCATCTTCTAATTCAATATCTTTAAAAATCTCATCCAGAGTATTAATCTCAATCTTCTCTAACTGCTCAACGGCTGAGAAAGGAAAAGTTTCTTTATGAAGTTCTGAGCATTTTAAAATTGAAGAACTAGGTGAAAAATTATTGTGGTACATCTCTAGATTGCCTGGGCAATCTCCTATCGCCAAGTTAAATAACTTAAAGTTTGAAAAATTTAAGTTAGATTGGAGTTCAATAAAATTACTGCGTAACGGTTCAAAGCAATAAAACTTAGCCTCTGGTAAAATTTGATGAAGTTCTGAAGCAAATTCTCCTTGGTGAGAACCCACATCCAAAACTGTCTTAATATTCATCCTTTTAATCCAATTAAATTTGTCTTGATGCGTAGGCTTGAACTGGTAGATAAATTGATTTTTTACTGCCAACAGTCCCGAATTACGACGAGTTATTTTTAACCCTAAAAATAAAAATAACTTCTTCAAAAGCTCTTTAATTAGAAACTTAAAAGAATTTAGATGCATTTCTGTGCAAGTGCTTTACTAGAAAGAGTTCTATCATGTTCGATTGTATCGGCATTGTAAGGCAAGAGATTGGGAATTGGGAATTGGTAGATGTTCTCCTCCTATCCCATGTCCCTAATCCCCGCTGCCTGGGCACCCTAAATTTCCCATTGCTCATACGCTTCAAGACGGATGCTAACGGACTGGATCAATTTGCCAGAACTCCAACCTGCAAATCTACCAGATACGGTTACGAGTAGCGCTTTGTTGTTGGGACTGAGAACGCTTCACATCCGCTAAAAAGGTTCTGGTTTCCTGCACCAATTGATCCAGCCGCTGGCAATCTGGGCAGGTAGCCACTTGACTCGGACGTCTAGCAAATCGGCGCGGACCCATGGGTGCAGAAGCATTACCGCAACGGCGAGAAAGTTCATCCAGTTCTTGAGCAAGGCGTCGGGCTGTTCCAAGAATTTCCGGAGACAGTTTGCCATTCATCTTGAAAATGGGTGATACGCTGTTCCAGATGTTGGTTCCCGTAATATCGGATTGGTTCCCGGCGGCTGGATTGCCAGCGCTCGCGGGAACAGCGAACAACCCACTACCCAGCAGTGCCGCGAATAGAACCCAACTCATCCATTTTGTTCTACGCATGTTTCTTCCTCCTAATTTGAGTGACTTAAAACTTGAATGCCAAGCCAGTGCCTAAAACAAATCGAGGCCCATCTCCAGCACTCACAATGTCCCGCACCGCAGGCGTAATCACCAAGGGGATGTTTTTAAAGGGCGCAACTGAAAGCCCAACTCCCAAGTCTTGCCCACTCCACTCCGCGATTAAACTAACAGGTCGAGCAACACGAACCGCAACATTACCAAAAACACCGATTCCACCCTCATCTTTCGCGACAGCATCCTCCGTGCGGAACTGTCCGTTACCGACACCCGCCGTCACCGCAACTCGACTAAAGAGCGAGTTGATGTCGTCTCGCGTCCGGAAAACTTTGCTAACTACACCATAGATGGAGTTTTCAAAGTCATTACGACCGCCCAGATTAGCAAAGCCATTCCAGCCAGCGGCAACAGCTAAGCCATCACCAATTTGGCGGTGTACTTTGGCATTAAAACCGCCACCCCCAAAGTCTCGACTACCACCAAAGCTCGCGGCGGTATAAGAGAGCTCAACACCAACCGCTTTTTGTGCATCGCCCAACCCAACACCAATCACCGCACCGCCATCACTGACATTACTGTACCGGGTTCGTTCCTGAAACGTTGCACCGATAAAGCCGGTATTGTTATCCGCACCAAACCCAGTGGGAATATAAATACTCAGAGCGGGTGAAGCCAGAAATCCTTCCTCAACCTTGACGTTCTCCAAATCTCGCAGCTCATTTTGCAGCTGTTGACTCTGCCGTTGAGTTTCAGGCGTAGAACAACATTGAGTAGGTGTAGCTTGGGCCAGAATGTTCCCAGTCTGCTCAGAATTGGCTGTTTCTGGAAGATTGGGAATCTCACGATTAGAGAGGCGTGTTGCACTCCACTCCAACGTCGGAACTTCCTGTAAATCCCGCGCACTGTTGCTCTGCAAAGCCGCAAGGCTCTTCCCTGCAACGAGTTGCGGGTTAGGGCTTGGGGATTGGGAATTGGAGGCAGGGGAGGCAGAAGTCGTAGAGGGAAAATTCTCCTCCCGCTCCAGAAACTGCATCTGTTCATCCTTTTGACTTGGCTCAGTCTCCACTCCCCGGATTGACGGCTCATTTTGAACCGATGTCCGCGCCAGTCTCATCTCTGTTTCCGGCGGTGCCATGTTCGCACGGATGGATTGAGAAGCCGTAGTCTTCAAGGTTGCTGCAACGGCTTGTTGTTCGCCGAGGCTTGACGGAGTCACAAGAGGCGCTGAAGCTTGAGCGAATTCCGGTGCAAATTCTTGTACGTTTAGGGATTCGGGCGAGGCAACGGCGCTCTGGCTAGAAGCCAGTCTAGCTTCTTCTGCTGCCGTGGAAATCCCATCGTCTGCCTGTTTGATTTGAGATTGTTGAGCAAGGTCTACTACGGGAGCCGCAAAGGCTTGAGGGGCAAAATCCTGAGCGGCAAGGGCAGCCAAGGTATAAATTGCAACACTTGAAGCCTGCCGTAAGGGGGAAGCCAGACCATTTTTAGATGCGTTCGGCAAATCTTTCAGCTCTAACTTGGCTGGATTCCTATCAGGCCGATGATCAGAATATAAATCTCGGTGAGAACATTGAGTGACGGTCTTTTTTGACACAAACAGCTCCTAATTAAAGATGCTGTCCACTTTTACAGAAACTCTGTTAATAATCAGGATAAATTAAACTTTATATATTGACAAAATTGCAAAGATATGCATAAGAATTAACTAAAAGAGAAATTTGAGCAGCGCTGAGCTGTGTCAGCGCGAGCGAAGCCAAAAAGTGTTGCGCTTTACTCAATGGAGTGCCAAACCCAGTGAGTCCAGCCTGTTTGAAGAGTACAGGCTCGACTTTGATACCTAAAAGGCGCTCCCAGTCGGCAAGCCCATTAGTCTTATTGCTTTGACCTGCCTTAGATGCTTAAGTTCCCTGATTAAGTCAGTTTTTGGCTCACCGACCACTGTGGAGGGCCAGTCTAACTGAGAGGATGAATTACATCGTTATCGGCTGGCATAAGCCGCATTCAACAACTGAGCTAACACAGAGCGAATCGCCCGGAGTTCATCTGGATTATTGGTGAGTAACTCAACGGTACTGTTTTCAATAAACACATTGTAAGAGCGAATCACTCTTTGGCACTGAGCTGCCTCAACCTTACCCTTGGCCGTCAACCCCACCATGCTAAGCACCAAATTCCGGGAGACGTTCGCCTCTGCCCCGGCATTTACCAAACCATTCACAAACTGCGTTACCCTGGCATCCACATTGGTCGTGTTGGTCAGAATAATCAGCAAGGTTTGCTGCACCGTTACGGATACTGCCGCTTGGGA
This Microcoleus sp. AS-A8 DNA region includes the following protein-coding sequences:
- a CDS encoding FkbM family methyltransferase, with protein sequence MHLNSFKFLIKELLKKLFLFLGLKITRRNSGLLAVKNQFIYQFKPTHQDKFNWIKRMNIKTVLDVGSHQGEFASELHQILPEAKFYCFEPLRSNFIELQSNLNFSNFKLFNLAIGDCPGNLEMYHNNFSPSSSILKCSELHKETFPFSAVEQLEKIEINTLDEIFKDIELEDDILLKIDVQGYENKVLKGAENILSLVKVVIVETSFRELYEGQVLFADIYEFLSKQGFIYSGSLEELKSPSDGIPLQQDSLFIKR
- a CDS encoding glycosyltransferase family 2 protein; the protein is MPTFSIITPLHNKVDYISDTIQSVLSQTYSDWEMLIVENGSTDGSFLKAQEFQNSRLHFLESPKQGPGAARNYALNLAQGDWIQFLDADDLLEPNHLEQQLIAAKKNPEAEIIACSWQEFTDDNPTQKTLRQPTGLGQPIQVLRDFAIAFTPWAPHAAIIKRSILSPDCYWPEPLDQYLAEDIAFWFKLVNQCKVAYGHSQGVLYRMQTPQCRNQVSNPEKLLIGMHAVLEWNRQYLENNNSSYTPTQCENLMTAYSQIYLLARKQKSISVEQQALSLASQCLKEYFEVAQNPRLPMLIRRLLGLKLFFILTKNQLKHFYQLFYIH